In Arthrobacter sp. CJ23, the genomic window CCGCGGCTGGACCTCCATGGTCAGCTACGTACGCATCCAGATGTTCGTCGCCTTCGTGGACGCCGTGGGCATCGGCGTGGGCGCGGCCATCATCCAGGTGCCTCTGGCGCTGCCCCTGGCCGTGCTGGTGTTCATCGGTTCCTTCATCCCTGTGGTGGGTGCCCTCGTCACCGGCGCCATCGCCGTGCTGCTTGCCCTCGTCGCCAACGGTCCCGTCAACGCGCTCATCATGCTGGCCATCGTGCTGCTGGTCCAGCAGTTGGAAAGCCACATCCTGCAGCCCCTCGTGATGGGCAAGGCCGTGGCCCTCCATCCCGTGGCCGTCATCCTTTCCGTAGCCGCCGGATCCTACCTGGCAGGCATCCCCGGCGCGCTGTTCGCCGTCCCGCTCCTGGCCGTAGCAAATTCGGCGGTTCGCTACATAGCCGCCCGGACGTGGGAACATGATGAAGGATTAGCCGCGGCGGAGCTGCGCGCGGAGGCCGAATTGCCTGGCCCCGGCACGGACACCACCATCAAGGAAATCCACTTGCCGGGCGGGAAATCCGGCCGCGGCAAGGATGCTGCACAGAAGAGTACGGCCGCAGAAGGGAAGTCCGTTGAGGACCCTGCAGCCGACACCACCAAAGGAGAATAACCAGTGAATACCCTCGAAACCCTGCCCGTCACCCTGGACGATGTCCTCAAGGCGCAGGAGCTCCTCGAGGGCATTATTACCAAGACCCCCATCGAGACCTCCCGTGCCCTCGGCGCCATGGTGGGCGGTGACGTCTTCTTCAAGTGCGAGAACCTCCAGCGCGCCGGTTCCTTCAAGGTCCGCGGCGCCTATGTGCGCATGGCCCGGCTCTCCCCGGAGGAGAAGAAGCGCGGCGTCGTGGCGGCCTCGGCAGGCAACCACGCCCAGGGTGTGGCCGTTGCCGCCAAGAGCTTGGGCATCAAGGCCCGTATCTACATGCCCCTCGGCGTTGCCCTGCCCAAGCTGGCCGCAACGCGCAGCCACGGTGCTGAGGTGGTGTTGCACGGCCACAACGTTGACGAGGCCCTCGCCGAGGCGCAGCGCTACGCCAACGAGACCGGCGCCGTCTTCGTGCACCCCTTCGACAACGTGGACGTCGTTGCCGGCCAGGGCACCATCGGCCTGGAAATCCTGGAGCAGATCCCCAACGTGGACACCATCCTGATGGGCGTCGGCGGCGGCGGGCTGCTCGCCGGCGTCGCCGTCGCCGTCAAGGCCCGGGCGAAGGAACTGGGCCGGGAGATCCGGATCATCGGCGTCCAGGCGGAAAACGCGGCCGCCTACCCGCCCTCCCTCGCCGCCGACGCACTGGTGCCGCTGAAGAAGGTCTCCACGATGGCCGACGGCATCGCAGTCGGACGCCCGGGCCAGCTGCCCTTCAGCATCATCCGCGAACTCGTGGACGATGTGGTCACCGTCAGCGAGGATTCCCTCGCCCGTGCGCTGATCTTCCTGCTGGAACGGGCCAAGATGGTGGTGGAACCGGCCGGTGCCGTGGGAGTTGCCGCGCTCATGGACGGCAAGATCGAAAACCCGGGCACCACAGCCGTCATCCTCTCCGGCGGCAACATCGACCCCATGCTCATGCTCAAGGTGATCCAGCGCGGCCTCTCCGCCGCGGGGCGCTTCATGACCGTGCGCATGATGCTCGATGACCGCCCTGGCTCCCTGGCGACCATCGCCCGCATCATCGCCGAGAACGATGCCAACGTCACCGGCCTGGACCACACCCGCGTGGGCGGTTCCATCAGCATGGGCGACGTCTCCATTACCGTAAACCTGGAAACCAAGGGCCACGAACACAGCGAGCAGGTCCTGGCCGCGCTGCGTGCCGAGGGCTTCCAGCCCATCGTGGTGCACTGACAGGGGGAAGGCCATGGTGCTCGGAACACCCGGAAGCGGGAGCGGAACCGCCAGGGAATCACTAGCGGAACGGGCCAAGGGCGGGCTGCTCTTCATGGGCGGCTTCGTCATCCTGCTGTACGTGATCGAGCTCGTGAACACCGTCATGCAGCACAGCCTCAACGGCACCTTCGGGCTGCGGCCGCGGAACATCAACGGCGTGCTGGACATCCTCACGTTTCCGCTGCTCCACGCCAACCTGGGGCACCTGCTCTCCAACACGCTGCCGCTCATCATTTTCGGCTTCCTCGTGTTCCTCGCCGGCGTGCGCATCTTCCTGACCGCCCTGGCCTTCAGCTGGCTGGGCTCCGGCACCGTGGTGTGGCTGATCGGCGGGGGAGGCGTGACCGTGGGTGCCTCGGGCCTGGTGTTCGGCTTCTTCGCCTTCCTGCTGGTGCGCGGCTTCTTCAACCGGAGCTGGTGGCAGATCCTGCTGTCCGTTGTGCTCTTCATGGCCTACGGCAGCATCCTGTTCGGTGTGCTGCCCACCGTCATGGGCTTTGTCTCCTGGCAGGCGCACCTCGGCGGTGCCCTAGGCGGCATCGCCGCTGCGGTCCTGCTCCGGCCCAAGCGCGGGATCGCCGCCTAATGCAGGGCGCCTCACCCAAGTAACTCGCAGTTGTGGTTGTTATGAGGGCTCAAAACAACCACAACTGCGAGTCAGTTGGGCAAAGCGGCACAAAAACGCCGGCCCGCCCCGTGAAGGGGAGGGCCGGCGTCGTGCTTTAAGGCTGCTTAGCCGACGTACGGCTTGGCGGAAACGATCTCCACCGGGATGACCTTGCCGTTGGGGGCGGTGTAGCTGAGCTTGTCGCCCTCCTTGTGGCCCATGATCGCGGCACCGAGGGGGGACTTCTCGCTGAAGACGTCCATATCGGAATTGCCGGCGATTTCGCGGGAGCCGAGCAGGAAGGTCTCTTCGTCACCGGCGATGCGGGCGACAACCAGCATGCCGGGCTCAACGATTCCGTCGTCAGCCGGGGCCTCGCCCACCTGGGCATCGCGCAGGAGCGCGGTGAGCTGGCGGATGCGGGCTTCGATCTTGCCCTGCTCTTCCTTGGCTGCGTGGTAGCCGCCGTTTTCCTTGAGGTCACCCTCCTGGCGCGCGGCTTCGATCTTCTGGACAATTTCCGCCCGGCCTGCACCGGAAAGGTGGTCCAGCTCTGCCTTCAGGCGGTCAAAAGCTTCCTGGGTAAGCCAAGCTGCAGGCGCGCTGTTGGTGGTAGACACGGATTTCTCCTTATGGATCTGACAAGCAAAAGACCCCGCCGAGGTGGCCACTCGTGGAACTCAGTAACCAACTTAGCGGGGTGAAGGTATTTGATCCAGTGTAGTCAATGCTGTGGATAAACCCAAGCTGGCTGAGAGGTGGCTCACACGAATGTCATTTGCCGCTGTCCACGATCCAGCAGCTGTCGACGACGCCGGACACGGCCGCGGACTCCGTCCGCAGAACCGTGCGCTGGGCGGTGGTGCTGCCGCCGTCGGCGCCTGCCTTGGGATCGTTCGGGCCGATCTCCACAACCTTCCAGCCCACCACGGCGAACTTGGAGTCCATCGCCTTGATGGCGCACTTGGCCGTGGCTCCCGGGTACTTGGTGACCTGGTAATCCACCTCGACCTGCGTCTCGTCCACGGTGCTGTAGCCCACGTCCTTGAAGGTCACCGGTGTCTGCGCGGAGGACGTGGCGATCCAGGCCATGAAGGCCATGGCCAGCACGAGGGCGGCGATGACGATGTTGCGTTTGGTCTTGCCGCCCAGGGCGCGCTTTTGGCCGCCGTAGCGATTGGCTAGGCTGTTAGTTGCCGGCAGCGCGGTGGCCGATGGGTCCTCGGAAGTCACCCGTCCAGTTTAGTTCGGATCCCGGCTCCTTCGTTGCACCGCCCTTGCGCCGCCCCATGAACTGCCCATGAACTGCCCGATGAAAGAGGAGCCGTCCCGTGACTGCGTCCACCAGCCCCGCCCAGCAGCTGCGGTTGCTTGCCGTCCATGCACACCCGGATGACGAGTCCAGCAAGGGCGCCGCAACCATGGCAATGTATGCCGCCGCGGGCGTCGAGGTCATGGTGGCCACCTGCACGGACGGCTCGCGCGGGGACATCCAGAACCCCGCCATGGAGGATGCCCCGCATCCCAAGCGCGACATGGCCGGCGCCCGCCGCCTGGAAATGGACAATGCCGCCGCCGTGCTGGGGATCCGCCAGCAGTGGCTGGGCTTTGTGGATTCGGGCCTGCCCGACGGCGATCCCATGCCGCCGCTGCCGGCCGGCTGCTTCGCGCTGCAGCCACTGGAGCGGGCCGCGGCGCCGCTGGTGCGCCTGGTGCGGGACTTCAAGCCCCACGTGATCATCAGCTACGACGAAAACGGTGGCTACCCGCACCCGGACCACATCATGGCCCACAAGGTTGCAGTGGAGGCCTTCCATGCTGCCGGCGATCCGGAACGCTACCCGGGCACCGGCGAAGCCTGGGCGCCCGGCAAGCTGTACTACGACCGTGCCTTCAGCCCGGAACGCTTCCGGGCCCTGCACTTCGCGCTGGAGGAAGCCGGGCTGCAGTCGCCGTATGCGGAGCGCCTGGCCGCGTGGCTGGAGGCCGACGCCGAGGGCCACACCCCGCCGGCCACGGGGAACCGGACCACCACGCAGATTGACTGCGGGGACTTCTTCGAAGCCCGCGACGACGCCCTCCGCGCGCACCGCACGCAGATCGATCCGCTGGGCTTCTTCTTCGCGGTGTCCCCGGAGATGCAGCGCAAGGCCTGGCCTTGGGAGGACTACACGCTGGTCCATTCCAACGTCCCGTCGGAGCTGCCTGAAAACGACCTCTTCGCGGGGATAAGATAGGACTGCCGGCTGCTTCTATCGCTCGTAGAAGTCGCCGGGCCGCCCAATTGCGGCCCGGCCCCTTGCCGCGGAAGCAAACCGGCAGGAATCAGCTCCCACAGAAGGTTTGAACCGTGCACCATTTGCTCCTCACCCTGGCCACGACCCCGTCGCCTTCCCCGACGCCGTCGCTGCGCCCCGGTCTGTCCGAAGACCAGGTCACGCCGGGTACCTGGGGCTTCCTTCTGACGGCCTTCATCGTGGTGCTGACCACGCTGCTGATCGTGGACATGGTCCGCCGGATCCGCCGCGTCCGTTACCGCGGCCAGGTGGAGGAGGCCCGTCTGGCCGCCGAAGCCGAGGCGGCCGGAAACGCCCCCACAGAAGCCGACGGCGATGCCGCCCCCGGGGCCCGCTGACACCGGAGCACACAACATGCCCGGGGCCGCAAACGCCCTGGGCGATGAACCGTCGGCCTACCTGCGCCAGCACGCGCACAACCCGGTCCACTGGCGGCCGTTCGGTGATGAGGCCTTCGCCTTCGCCGCAGCCAGGGATGTTCCCGTGTTCCTCTCGATCGGCTATGCCGCCTGCCACTGGTGCCACGTCATGGCCCAGGAGTCCTTCGAGGACCAGGACACCGCAGACTACCTGAACGCCCATTTCGTGGCCATCAAGGTGGACCGGGAAGAACGCCCCGACGTCGACGCCGTCTACATGGCGGCCACGCAGGCCATCAGCGGCCAGGGCGGCTGGCCCATGTCCGTGTTCCTCACCCCGGAGGGCCTGGCCTTCCATGCCGGGACCTATTTCCCGCCCCGGCCCATGCCCGGGAGCCCCTCCTTCCGCCAGGTGCTCGACGCCGTCCGTGAGGCCTGGCTGGAACGCCGCGACGCCGTCGAACAGAACGCCCGCGGCCTGGCCGTCCACATGGGCGAGGGGCAGCTTGCCGCCGCCGTCGCGCTCGACGGCCCACCCGCCGTCGTGGACGCGGAGATGCTGTCCGAAGCCGTCTGCGCGCTGGCCCGTTCCGAGGATCCCGACGGCGGCTTTGGCGGCGCGCCCAAGTTCCCGCCGTCGGCGGTGCTCGAGTTCCTGATCCGGCACGCCGCCATGCCTTCGGACACTGCCGAAACCGCGGGCGACATGGCCGCCCGGACGCTGGCCGCGATGGCCCGCTCAGCCCTGTGCGACCAGCTCGACGGCGGGTTTGCGCGCTATTCGGTCACGGCCGAGTGGTCCGTCCCTCACTTCGAGAAGATGCTCTACGACAACGCCCAGCTGCTGCGTGTCTACACGCACTGGATGCGCCTGGGCGGCAACGGGGTCTTCTCGGCAGGGGAGGCCGCGGAGGTGGCGTCCCGCTGCGCGGACTGGATGCTCGCGTCGCTTGGCCTGGGGTTGGGGCTCGGAACCGGCGCGGGTCCGCAAGGACTCGCCTCCTCGCTCGACGCCGACACCGTGGTGGACGGCGTGCACCATGAGGGCGCCGCCTACCTGTGGACCCCGGAGTCGCTGGGCGAGGTCCTGGATGAGGTCCTGGATGAGGTCCTGGGACTGGATGGTGCCGGGGCAGTTGCAAAGCTCATGAACATCCGCGGCGCCGGAACAGTGTCGGAGCTGGGCTCGCCGCTGCATCCGGGCCGCCGCTTGGAGGGCCCGGAGCTTCGGCTGTGGGAGCGTGCGCGACCCGTTCTGCTGGCCGCCCGCGCCCGGCGTCCCCAGCCGGCCCGCGACGACAAGGTGGTTGCTGGCTGGAACGGACTCGCCGTGGCCGCCCTGGCGGAAGCCGGTGCCGTGCTGGACCGTCCCGGACTCGTTGCGGCGGCCGCCGGCGTGGCCGGGTACCTCGAACGCGTCCACTGGAACGCGGATGCAAGGCTGCTGACAAGGGTCTCGCACGGCGGCGCCGCCCGCGGCATCGGCGGCCTGCTGGAGGACTACGGCTTCTGCGCCGAGGGTCTCCTGGCCCTGTACTCGGTCACCGGAGAAAGCCGATGGTACGCCCTGGCGGAGGACATCATCGGGGCCGCCTGCTCCCGCTTCGTGGCCGAGGGGAGGCTGGTGGATTCGGCGGGCGAGTCCGCGCAGCTCTTCAACGCCCAGGGCCGGCAATCCGTGCTGGATCCCTTCGACAACGTCACGCCCAGCGGAGCCGCGGCCTTCGCTGGCGTGCTCCTGAGCTATGCAGCCTATTCCGGCTCACACGAGCACCGGTTCATGGCGGGGAACATCCTGGGGCTCCTGCCACCCGTGGCTACGAGGGCTCCCCGGGCTGCGGGCTGGCTCCTGGCAACGGCGCAGGCGGCCCTGGCCGGCCCGGTGGAGGCCGCCATCGCCGGGCCTGACGGGTCCGCCCGGCGCGGACTGCACCAGGCGCTGCTGGAATCTTCGAGCCCGGGGCTGGTGGTCGCCCTGCAGCTCGACGACAGCGGTGCGGACGGTGCCGGGGGTGGCGGCAGTGCCGAAGGTTCCCAGAGTGCCCGGCGGCAGGTCCCGCTCCTGGCCAACCGTTCAGCCGCTGCCGACGGCTCGCCGCAGGTGTATCTGTGCCGAGCGATGGTGTGCGACCGGCCGGTGGGTTCCGTGCGTGAGCTGCGGGAGCGCCTGGCCGCGATGACCGCGGGAAACCAGCAGCCTGGGCATGACGCCTAGCTCAGCACCGCCATCATGATTGCGATGAAGTGGGCCGCGAAGGCGAGCACCGTGAAGGCATGGAAGAGCTCATGGAAGCCGAAGTTCTGCACGCTGAAGTTGGGCTTCTTGATGCCGTAGAACACGGCGCCGGCGATGTAGAGGGCCCCGCCAAGGCAGATAAGGACGGCGGCGGCGGCGTTGGCCGCGAAGAACTGGGGGAGATAGAACAAGGCGCCACAGCCCAGGGCCACATAGATCGGCACATAGAGCCACCGCGGCGCCCCGGTCCAGAGCACCCGGAAGAGTACGCCCAGGATGGCCCCGGACCAGATCACCCACAACAGGAGTACGGCCTGCGAGCGCTCCAGTAGTGACCAGGCCAGCGGCGTATAGCTGCCCGCAATGACCAGCATGATGTTGGTATGGTCCAGGCGCTTGAGCAGCATCCTGACCGGCGGGGACCAGTTGCCCCGGTGGTAGACGGCGCTGACGCCAAAGAGCAGCACGCCCGTGACAGCGTAGACAACGGACGCGACTTTCCGGTCCGTGCTGGGTGCCAGGGCGACCAGGATGATGCCTGCGGCGACAGCCAAGGGGGCGGCCACGGCATGGATCCACCCGCGCCAGGTGGGCTTGGTGGTGAGGAGCTCGGCCATTGTTAAAGAGTAAGCTACGGAACGGTAAGTTACCCGTGAGTAGACATTTCTTTGGCTGCCGTCAGGGGCCTCTGCACCGAGCGCCCGGCTTAGGCAGGTAGCCTAGAACATGCAGCTGCGGCGCCACCGCCGCCGCTGAAAGCAGCCGCAAATGGCTGCTGGCCGGTCCGCGGCCGGCCCCGCACCGCCGTCGTCAACTCAAAGGGAGTCAGGTGAGCATCCGGATGGAACTTCCCGGTTTCCTCTACGGCTTCTACGAACGCAAGCTGGCCCGCTCGCTCGATCCGCAGCGGATTCCGCGGCATATCGGCGTCATGGTGGACGGCAACCGCCGCTGGGCGAGGCAGTTCAACGCGCCCACCAGCCAGGGCCACCAGGCCGGCGCCGACAAGATCCACGAATTCCTTGGCTGGTGCCAGGAGCTGGGCGTCAAAGTTGTCACTTTGTACATGCTGTCCACGGACAATATGAGCCGCTCCGGCGAGG contains:
- a CDS encoding DUF4307 domain-containing protein, whose amino-acid sequence is MTSEDPSATALPATNSLANRYGGQKRALGGKTKRNIVIAALVLAMAFMAWIATSSAQTPVTFKDVGYSTVDETQVEVDYQVTKYPGATAKCAIKAMDSKFAVVGWKVVEIGPNDPKAGADGGSTTAQRTVLRTESAAVSGVVDSCWIVDSGK
- a CDS encoding thioredoxin domain-containing protein, coding for MPGAANALGDEPSAYLRQHAHNPVHWRPFGDEAFAFAAARDVPVFLSIGYAACHWCHVMAQESFEDQDTADYLNAHFVAIKVDREERPDVDAVYMAATQAISGQGGWPMSVFLTPEGLAFHAGTYFPPRPMPGSPSFRQVLDAVREAWLERRDAVEQNARGLAVHMGEGQLAAAVALDGPPAVVDAEMLSEAVCALARSEDPDGGFGGAPKFPPSAVLEFLIRHAAMPSDTAETAGDMAARTLAAMARSALCDQLDGGFARYSVTAEWSVPHFEKMLYDNAQLLRVYTHWMRLGGNGVFSAGEAAEVASRCADWMLASLGLGLGLGTGAGPQGLASSLDADTVVDGVHHEGAAYLWTPESLGEVLDEVLDEVLGLDGAGAVAKLMNIRGAGTVSELGSPLHPGRRLEGPELRLWERARPVLLAARARRPQPARDDKVVAGWNGLAVAALAEAGAVLDRPGLVAAAAGVAGYLERVHWNADARLLTRVSHGGAARGIGGLLEDYGFCAEGLLALYSVTGESRWYALAEDIIGAACSRFVAEGRLVDSAGESAQLFNAQGRQSVLDPFDNVTPSGAAAFAGVLLSYAAYSGSHEHRFMAGNILGLLPPVATRAPRAAGWLLATAQAALAGPVEAAIAGPDGSARRGLHQALLESSSPGLVVALQLDDSGADGAGGGGSAEGSQSARRQVPLLANRSAAADGSPQVYLCRAMVCDRPVGSVRELRERLAAMTAGNQQPGHDA
- a CDS encoding rhomboid family intramembrane serine protease; amino-acid sequence: MVLGTPGSGSGTARESLAERAKGGLLFMGGFVILLYVIELVNTVMQHSLNGTFGLRPRNINGVLDILTFPLLHANLGHLLSNTLPLIIFGFLVFLAGVRIFLTALAFSWLGSGTVVWLIGGGGVTVGASGLVFGFFAFLLVRGFFNRSWWQILLSVVLFMAYGSILFGVLPTVMGFVSWQAHLGGALGGIAAAVLLRPKRGIAA
- the greA gene encoding transcription elongation factor GreA; the protein is MSTTNSAPAAWLTQEAFDRLKAELDHLSGAGRAEIVQKIEAARQEGDLKENGGYHAAKEEQGKIEARIRQLTALLRDAQVGEAPADDGIVEPGMLVVARIAGDEETFLLGSREIAGNSDMDVFSEKSPLGAAIMGHKEGDKLSYTAPNGKVIPVEIVSAKPYVG
- the ilvA gene encoding threonine ammonia-lyase; this translates as MNTLETLPVTLDDVLKAQELLEGIITKTPIETSRALGAMVGGDVFFKCENLQRAGSFKVRGAYVRMARLSPEEKKRGVVAASAGNHAQGVAVAAKSLGIKARIYMPLGVALPKLAATRSHGAEVVLHGHNVDEALAEAQRYANETGAVFVHPFDNVDVVAGQGTIGLEILEQIPNVDTILMGVGGGGLLAGVAVAVKARAKELGREIRIIGVQAENAAAYPPSLAADALVPLKKVSTMADGIAVGRPGQLPFSIIRELVDDVVTVSEDSLARALIFLLERAKMVVEPAGAVGVAALMDGKIENPGTTAVILSGGNIDPMLMLKVIQRGLSAAGRFMTVRMMLDDRPGSLATIARIIAENDANVTGLDHTRVGGSISMGDVSITVNLETKGHEHSEQVLAALRAEGFQPIVVH
- the mca gene encoding mycothiol conjugate amidase Mca, giving the protein MTASTSPAQQLRLLAVHAHPDDESSKGAATMAMYAAAGVEVMVATCTDGSRGDIQNPAMEDAPHPKRDMAGARRLEMDNAAAVLGIRQQWLGFVDSGLPDGDPMPPLPAGCFALQPLERAAAPLVRLVRDFKPHVIISYDENGGYPHPDHIMAHKVAVEAFHAAGDPERYPGTGEAWAPGKLYYDRAFSPERFRALHFALEEAGLQSPYAERLAAWLEADAEGHTPPATGNRTTTQIDCGDFFEARDDALRAHRTQIDPLGFFFAVSPEMQRKAWPWEDYTLVHSNVPSELPENDLFAGIR
- a CDS encoding hemolysin III family protein is translated as MAELLTTKPTWRGWIHAVAAPLAVAAGIILVALAPSTDRKVASVVYAVTGVLLFGVSAVYHRGNWSPPVRMLLKRLDHTNIMLVIAGSYTPLAWSLLERSQAVLLLWVIWSGAILGVLFRVLWTGAPRWLYVPIYVALGCGALFYLPQFFAANAAAAVLICLGGALYIAGAVFYGIKKPNFSVQNFGFHELFHAFTVLAFAAHFIAIMMAVLS